A segment of the Streptomyces sp. L2 genome:
GTCGTACCGCTGCCCCTCGCCGACGCGATGCGGGCGCTGCTGCACGGGACCGAACCGGCGCGGCTCACCGTGGACGGCGACCGCGTCTCGCTGGAGTCCGGTGACCGCCAGGCGGCCGGGCAGCGCCTCGGCCACGACTTCCCCGACTACCGACGCCTGGTCCAGCTGCCGGAGGGCCGCCGGGCCCGCGTCGACACGGCGGCCTTCCGCGAGGCCCTGGTGACCGGACCGGTCCGCGGCGCCGAGACCCGTGAGCAGGACGGCGTGTCCTACGACGTCAGCGTGCTCGGCGTCACGGAGGACGGCACCGTCTCGGTCCAGGCGGACGCCGCCGACACCCAGGACGCCATCGGCGTGAACCGCGACTTCCTCCTGGACGCCCTCACCTCCGCGTCCCGCGCCGAACTGATCCTCGAACTCGGCGCCCCCACGGCCCCCCTCGCCATCCGCCGCCCCGACGACGACCGCACCTTCTCCCTCCTGATGCCGGTCCGGCTGGAGGACTAGCTCCACCGGCGCGAACGGGCTCGCTCACGTCACCCGGGGTGGCGTGAGCGAGCCCGTTCCCTGTGCCGGTCAGGCCGGGGGCAGGGTCCAGTGTTGGGCTGTTGTGCCGTTGCAGGTGTAGATCTGGAGGCGGGTTCCTTCTGTGGTGGTGGACTGGGGGTCGTCGAGGCAGAGGCCGGAGTGGGGGTTGTGGAGGGAGCCGTCGGAGGCGGCTGTCCATTGCTGGGCGCCGGTGCCGTTGCAGGTGTAGAGCTGGACGAGGGTGCCGTTGGTGGTGCCGCTGTTGGAGACGTCGAGGCACTTGCCGAGGGTGCGCAGGGTGCCGTCGGCGGCGATCGTCCAGTCCTGGGCGTAGGTGCCGTTGCAGCCCCAGAGGCGGATCGCGGTGTGGTCGGCGGTGCCGGAGTCGGCGTCGTCGACGCAGAGGGCGGAGTTCACGCCGGCCGTGACCGGGCCGATGCGGGGCTTGGCCGGGGCGGAGGTGTCACCGGGGTAGGACGGCGGGGCGGCGGAGGCGGCGGTGGCCCAGTTGGTGTTGGGGCTGGTGCCGAGGGTGAAGCCGAGGGTGCCGCCGGAGGTGATCGCGGTGGTGGGGGCGTAGGCGTTGTTCCAGGCGGAGCCGTTGAACGTGGCGGACTGGACGTAGGGGGCGTTGTCGGCGGCGCCGTCGCCGTTGATCGTCAGCGTCTTGCCGGAGGGGAGGGTGATGACCGCCTGGGGGAAGAGGGGTGAGCCGAGGGCGAGGTCGGGGGTGCCGGGTGTCATCGGGTACATGCCCAGGGCGGACCAGACGTACCAGGAACTCATCGCGCCCAGGTCGTCGTTGCCGTCGGCGAGGCCGGCCGGGGTGTTGGACCAGATGTGGTCCTGGATCGAGCGGACGGTCGCCTGGGTCTGGTAGGGGCGGCCGATGTAGTCGTACTCCCAGGGGAGTTCGATGCTGGGCTCGTTGCCGACCCAGGCGTAGCCGCGGTCGCCGGTGTAGCTGCGCAGCACGGTGTCGAGGTAGTCGGCCATCGCGTCGTCGCCGCCCTTGGCGGTGGCGAGACCGGCCACGTCGAACGGCACCATGCCGGTGTAGATCCAGGAGTCGGCCTCCACCATGTCGGTGCCGCTGGTGGGGTCGAATCCACCCGTCCAACTGCCGTCGGCGTTACGGGGCTGGACGAAGCCGGAGGCGGGGTCGAGGACGTTGCGCCAGTCCTGGGCCCGGTGGGCGTACGTGCGCTGGCTGCCGGTGTCGCCCAGGGCGCCGGCGAAGGCGGAGAGGGCGAAGTCGGCGGTGTTGTACTCCAGGGTCGTGGCGACCGGGCCGTAGAAGTTGCAGCAGCCGTAGCTGCCGTTGTGCGGCATGTAGCCCGGGTCGTCCAGGTAGTTCAGGCCGGGGCGGTCGTTGTTGGTGGTGCTCGCCTGCTTCAGCAGGCCGGACAGGGCCTTGGCGGTGTCGAAGTCCCGTGCGCCGAAGGCGTGGTAGTCGGCGATGATCGACGCCGCCGGGTCGCCGACCATGACGTAGGACTCGCCGTTGTACTCGGACCACTTGGGGAAGATGCCGGTCTGGGTGTAGTCGTCCGTCATCGACTGGGCGGTGTCGGAGGCGACCTGTGGGCTGACCAGTGCTTCGAGTTGGGCCTGGGAGCGGTAGATGTCCCAGCCGGAGTAGTTGGCGTAGGCGGCGTGGTGGCCCTGGTCCACGGTGTGGGTGCGGCCGTCGAAGCCGTAGTACTGGCCGTTGGTGTCGCTGATGACGTTCGGGTGCAGCAGCGAGTGGTAGAGCGAGGTGTAGAACAGGGTCTGCTGGTCCGCCCTGCCGCCGGCGATCCGCACCTTGCCGAGCACGGTGTTCCAGGCCGCGTGGGCCGCGTCGCGGACGTCCGCGAAGTTCCAGCCGGGGTTCTCGGCGGTGCGGTTGGCCGCCGCGTTCGCCACGGAGACGTAGGAGATGCCGACCTTGGCCTGGACGACCGGGTTGTCACTCGTGTCGAAGGTGACGTGCGCGTTCGACGCGGCTGAGGCGGCTGCCGTAGTGCCGGTGTCGTGTCCGGGTGCGGCGTCCGCCGCGTGTTTCGGCATCGAGCCGTGCAGGCGGGGCTTGTTCGGCTGGTCGGCGGCGTTCTTTCCGGCCAGGTCGGTGGCCGGCCGGCGCAGCGGCGTCGCGTCCGCGAGGGTGCTGCCGCTGGACGCGAAGGGCCGGTCGAAGACCATGTCGAAGTAGACGGTGTAGGTGTTGCCGGCGCCGCAGAACCGCCCGCTGGTGACCCGGCCGCTGACCTCCGTGTCGGAGACGACGTCGAACTGGGTGCCGGAACCCCCGTTCTGGCTGCCCGTCAGCTTGAACAGCAGGTTGGCCTGGGTGGTCGAGGGGAAGGTGAAGCGGGCCATGCCGCTGTGCGTGGTCGTGGTGAGTTCGGTGGTCACCTTGTTGTCGAGGGCGACCTTGTAGGAGCCGGCCGTGGCGGACTCGTTCGCGTGCGAGAAGGAGTCCGTCGCCGTGTTGTTCACGCCGCCCACCGTCGGCAGCACGGGAACGTCACCGGCGGCGCCGCAGCCCGGCCCCGCGAGATGGGTGAGGCTGAATCCGGTGATCGAGGAGTCCTTGTACTCGTAGCCGCCGCCGGGCGGCCGCGACGAGGTGTCGGGGCTCCACTGCACCATGCCGAAGGGCACGTCCGCGCCGGGGAAGTCGTTGGCGTCGTTGGACGTGCCGAGGAAGGGGTTGACCAGGTCGGCCGGGGAGGTGACGAGCCGGGCCGGTCTCTCGGGCGCCGCCCAGGCGGCCGGGGCGGGTAACGCGTACGCGCCTAGCAGGAGGGCGCCTGCGGCGGCGCCCAGAGCCGTGCGAAGGGGGTGGGGCATCGCGATCCGCCTCCTGAGGTCATTCGTGCGTCGAGGGCCTGGGTTGCCTGGGCCACGGCCACGGCCACGGCTGCGGCTGCGGCTGCGACACGGGGCGGCGAGGACTGCCGACAACGTTGTCTCCGAGCGGGCGTGACAGGTCACGGAGGGCTGCGCATGACAACGTTGTCCAACGCGAGGGTGGAGCAGCCGTACCGGATCGGCTCAAGTACGGTCGCAACATAGCCAGCGGGCGTGCTCACGTCAACAGGGTCGCCGAACCGCCCTCCCTGCCCCCGTCACATAAAAGCCACTTGAGGGTTATTCAAGTAACGCTTATACAAGGCCATAAATGTGAGCACCGTCTCTCCTTTCCGGGGGAACCCGAAGGCATTACAGCCCATCCCGGGCCGAAGCGCCTTACCGACACACCGAGTTGGCGCAACTCCGTCCCGAATGGTGAGATATTCTTCTGGTCCGGACGCCCACCCGCCCGGGGCGCTTCCGCGTAACCGTCTCTCACCCCCGTCGGCCCATTCCCGCGCCGACACTCCACGCCTTCGAGCAGGAAATTGATGCCCGTTCAACCATTTACGGAGCTCATACGCTTCGTACGCGCCAACTCGCCTTTCTACCGTCAGCTCTACGCGCGTCTACCTGAGGAGGTGACGCACCTGACGGACCTCCCGCTGGTCCCGCAGACGGAGTTCTGGCGGGCCAATTCACCGCGTGACAACACCCTTCTGACCGCACCGCTGCACGAGGCGGTCGTCTTCCGCAGCGGCGGCACCACCGGCGCCCCGAAGTTCTCGTATTACACCCGCACGGAATGGCGTGAATTCACCGCCGCGTTCGGCGCCGGACTCGTCGGCGCGGGGCTGCGTCCCGGCCACCGCGTGGCCGATCTGTTCTACGCCGGTGACCTGTACGCCAGTTTCAGCTTCGTCCTCGACTCGCTGCACCGGTCACCGGTGGCCAATGTGCGCCTGCCGATTGGCGGAGCCGCGCCCTGGGAATCCACCGCCGCGACGCTGGAGGAGTTCCGCGCCGAGGTCGTCGCCGGCACCCCGACCACGCTGTGCGCGCTCGCCGAGCGCCTGACCTCCGCCGGCCGGACACTGCCGGACGTGGAGCTGCTGTTCTTCGGCGGCGAGTGCCTGTTCGGCGATCAACTGCCGCTACTGAAAGCCGCGTTCCCGAACGCCGAGGCTCGTTCGCTCGGCTACGCGAGCGTCGACGCGGGCCTGCTCGGCGAGGCCGTACCCGGCGGTGATCCCCGGGTGCACCGCGCGTTCACGCCGCACACGGTGGTGGAGATCCTCGGCGACGACACCGACCGGCCCGTCGAGGAGGACGGGGTCCCGGGGCGGCTCGTCGTGACCGACCTCCGCCGGCGGCTGATGCCGGTCATCCGCTACCCGGCAGGCGACCGGGCCGAGTGGGTGGACCGGGACGCGGGCGTCTTCCGCATCCTCGGCCGCGCCGAGGAAGGCGTACGGGTCGGCCCCGTCTCCCTCTACACGCAGGACGTCCACGACATCGTCACCGCCGTCGACACCGCCGGTGACGTGACCGGGCTGCAGCTCGTGGTGCGCCGGCTGTACGGCCGGGACGGCCTGACCCTGCGGCTCGCGGCCGGTGAACCCGGCGCCGGCCGGGCAGCGCTGGGGGACGCCGTGGTGACCGCGGTGGTCGCCCAGCGGCCGCTGTACGCGAGCGCCACGGCCGCCGGCCATGTGAACCCGCTCACCGTCGAATGGGTGCGGCACCAGGATCTCTCGGTCAACTCCCGTACCGGCAAGCTCATCCGCGTCGTCGACGAACGGCCGCACTCGTGAGCGGGACGCCGGCCCCTCGTGCACGTCGGCTGCCTCTGGTGCTGCGCAATCCCTCCTTCGGCCGGGTCTGGGCGGGGCAGTTGCTCACCCAGGCGGCGAGCCGGATGTTCCAGGTCGGCGCGGTGTGGTGGCTCGTGGGCTTCGCCGGGGGCGCCCACCGCGGACTCGACTCGGGCCTGTTCCTCATGCTGAGCACGCTGCCCGCGGTCGCGCTGGCCCCCGTGGTGGCCCGGATCGTCGAACGCCGCCCGCACCGCGCGGTGCTGGCCTGCGCGGCGGCCGGAGCGGGTGCGGTGGCCGGGGCGGCGGCCCTCTGGACGTACGCCGGGACCCTGCCGATGGCCGTCACCTACGGCGTGGGGCTCGCGCTGGCCGCCTGCCAGGCGGTGTTCGACCCCTGTCTGACGACGTCGGTTCCGGAGCTGGTCGAGGACGCCGACATCGAGTCGGCCACCGGCTTCGAGCTCTCCACCCAGTCGGTCGCCGGTCTCGCCGGCGGGCTGCTCGGCCCCCTCGCGGTCGACGCCGGAGGACTGAGCGGCGTCGTCACCGGCTGCGCGGCCGGCTATCTGCTCGCCGCGCTGCTCGTCGTCTCGGCCCGCTTCCCGCGCGCCACGGTGCCGTGCCCGGGCGCGACCGGGGCGGCAGAGGTGACGGACCAGGGCCCGGCCTACGCCGACCCTGACCAGGCGGGACCGGCACGGGCGACCGACCGGCCCCCGACGGACGCCGACACGGCCCAGGCGGGTGCGGGCCAGGCAAGTCCGGCCCAGGCAGGTCCGGCCCAGGCGGGTGCGGCCCACGCCGACCCGGCCCACGCGGGCCTGATCCACGCCGACCCGGCCCACGCGAACCTGACCCAGGCCGACCCGACCCACGTGGGCCCGACCCAGGCAGGCCCGGCGCGGCGTCCGTTGCGCCGGATTCTGGCGGAACTGCCGTTCATCCGGCGCGTCCTGGTGTGCTTCGCCGCCGCCAACGTCTTCACCACCGCCGTCTACGTCGTGATGCCGCTCTACACCCGTGGCGTCCTGCACTCCACCGGCTCGACCGTCGCCTCGCTGGAGGCGGCGCTCGGCGCGGGCACGCTGGTCGGGTCGTTCACCGGCGGCCGGCTGCCCGGGCGGCCGGTCACCGTCGGCAGCGTCTGCCTGCTGGTGATGGGCGCGGCCCTCGGCCTGCCCGGACTGGTCACCGGCCACGCGGTGGCGCTCGGTTCGCTCGCCGTGACCGGCTGGTGCGTCGGGGTCATCGGCGTCCGGTTCGTCGCGCTGTTCCAGCGGCTGGTGCCCGCCGCCGACAAGCCTGGCTTCTTCGCGGTCATGCAGGCGCTGCTCGGGGCCACGTTCCCCGTCTCCTCCCTCGTCTTCGGCGCGCTCGGCGACCAGTTGACGGCCCGAACTCTCTGTCTGGTGCAGGGTGCCGGGCTGGTGCCGGTGGCGCTGGCCCTGTGGTGGCTGGGCGGCCGGGCCGCCGTCCGCGACCAGCCCGCGCTGACGGCAGCACCTTCGGGAGCGACGGCGTGAGCGCGGACGTGTTCTTCTCCCCCGCGACCGTCCAGGACATCGCGGAACTGCGGCAGTTGTACTTCGAGGTGTACGGGCACCGCTATCCGGTGCCGCTGGGCAGCGATCCGGCGGTGATGCGGCGGCTGATGACCGACGGCACCGCGCACTGGCTCCTCGCCCGCACCGCCGAGGGCGCCCTGGCCGGTTCGGCCGTCGTGCAGACCGAGCCGGGCAGCCGCATCGGCAAGCTCGTCGGGCTCGCCGTGCACCCCGGCCGGCGCGGCGGCGGGCTGGCGTCCCGGCTGACCGGCGCGGTCTGCGAGGAGGCCTTCGCCGGTGGCCGGCTCGACTCGGTGTACGCCACCGTCCGCGTCGTCACCGAGGGCCCGCAGCACGTCGTCGTACGCAACGGCTTCCGGCCGCTGGGCCTGCTGCCCAACGCGGTCGAGGTCGACGGCTGCGAGACGCTCGCTCTGTTCGCCCGGTACGCCGACGGCGTGCTGGAGCGGCGGGAAGCCGTCGCGGCCGTACCGGAACGGCTGTCGCCGCTGCTGACCGCCGCGTCCACCGGTACCGGCACGGACACGGGAACGAACACCGGAGCCCCGACCGACACCGGCTCCCGCACCACGACGGGCATCAACTACGACGACACGATCCGGCTCCCGGACCGCCCCGCGCGGGTGCCCGCAACCGCCGATGCCGAGCCCATCGAGTTGATCGCCGCGCCCGCCTTCGTCCGCCGCCGCTTCCTGGAGCGCTTCCCCGGCCCCGGGGACCGCTTCTTCCCGCTGCACACGCCGAACGCCCTGCTCGTCGCCGCCGACGGCGGTTTCGAGGCGTACGCCGATCTCGATCCCGTGGCGGGAAACTGCGCGCTCGTCGCCGTACACCCGCGTCCGGCGGCGGTCAGCGGCGCGCTGGAGGCGCTGATGACGACGATCACCCGGGCCGGCGCGGACTACGCCGAGACGCTGCTGCCGCTGGCCGACACCGCGGCCCTCGAGGTGTTCCTCGCCTCCGGGTTCGTCCCCAGCGCGGTGTACCCGGCGATGCGCCGCATCGGCGACCGGCTCCACGACTACGTGGTGCTGTCCCGCACCAGCCGTCAGATCGACTTCCGTACGACGGCCGTCAGCCCGCTGCTCCAGCCGTACCTCGGCGCCTATCTGAGCGCCTGGACCGCCACCTATCTGCCCCTTCCCGAGGTGTCCCGATGAACCCCCATCTCGCTCCCGTCGAGGTCCCCGACCCGGCGGCGCTCGGCCACGTCCAGCGGCTGTGCGACCTGACCGAGCCGTACGCGACCGGTGACGGCGCCGACGCGCTGTTCGCCGCCGCCATGGCCGAGGCGCACGCCTGGCACGCCGCCCGCTCCCCCTTCTTCGCCGCCCTGCTCCAGGACCCGCCCGAGGTCCCGGCGCCCACGGTCGGCGCGGACGTGCGCGCCCCCCTGGTGCCGGCCGCGTTCTTCAAGCGGCACGAGGTGCTCTCCGTACCCCGCGAGGAGGTGTTCCTGCACCTCACCTCCTCGGGGACCACGGGCCAGAAGTCGCAGATGTTCTTCGACGAGTGGACCATCCGCTCGGCGCAGCGCATGGTGGCCCGGATCTTCGACCACTACGGCTGGATCACCCCCGACCGGCCCGTCAACTATCTGCTCTACAGCTACGAACCGGCGCCCTCGCTGAAGCTCGGCACCTCGTTCACCGACAACTACCTGTGCGACTTCGCCCCGGCCCGGCACACCACGCACGCCCTGCGCCACACCGGCGGCGGCCACGAGTTCGACGTGCACGGGTGCATCGCGGCCCTCCAGCGGTACGCCGACGACGACGTGCCGGTGCGCATCCTGGGCTTCCCCGCCTTCCTGTACTTCACCCTGGAGCGGATGCGGGCCATGGGCCTGCCGCCGCTCAGCCTGCCCGAGGGTTCGCTGGTGGTCCTCGGCGGCGGCTGGAAGGGCCACGCCGACCGGCAGATCGGCAAGGACGCCTTCTACGCCGAGGTCGGCGACCGGCTCGGCATCCCCGGTGACCGGATCCGGGACACCTTCGGCTCCGTCGAGCACTGCGTGCCGTACGTCGAGTGCGGGCACCACCGGCTGCACGTGCCGGTGTGGTCACGGGCGGCGGTCCGGGACGTGGGCACGCTGCGCCCGCTGCCGTACGGGGAGCGCGGCTTCCTGCACCTGGTCAGCCCGTACATCACGTCCGTGCCGGCGCACAGCGTGGTGATGGGCGACCTCGCCTCCCTGCACCCGGGCGAGGAGTGTCCCTGCCCGCTGTCCACCGACTTCTTCACCGTGCACGGGCGTGCCGGAGTGAGCCGCAACCGCAGCTGCGCGGTCGCCGCCGCCGAACTGATGAAGGGAATGTCATGACCAACTCCCACCTGTGGCAAGGCGAGTTCATCGACGACGCCGAGGCCGGCCGGCGGCTCGCCGGGCTGCCTGAGCTGGCCGGGCGTGTCCTCGGCCGGCCGCTGCCGACCGACGTCGTGCTCGGCGCCTGCGCCGCGGTCGGCCGTGACCTGGCCGACCCCGCCTCCGCCCTGTACGGCCGGCTGGCCGGGCTGCTGCCCGCCGACGAGGCCGCCGTCACCCTGGCCGAGCTGGCCGCCGCGCTCACCCGGCAGGCCCTGGAGCGCAAGCTGCGCCGCGAGCTGGGGGGCCTGCGTCCGGAGCGGCTGACCCGGCCGGACGCCCGGGAGACGGTGTACGAGGCCTGGGCTCCCGTCGGGCTGCTGGTGCACATCGCCCCCGGCAACGCGGCCGCCGTCGCACCGCTGAGCGTGGTGGAGGGCCTGCTGGCGGGGAACCTCAACGTCCTGAAGACCAGCCGGAACGACAGCGCGCTCGCCGCCGAACTGCTCGCGGCGCTGGGGGCGGCGGACCCGGCCGGGCTGATCGCCGAACGGATCGTCGTCCTCGGCTTCCCGTCCTCGCGCCGCGAGTGGCTCCAGGCGCTGTGCGGGCCGGCGGACGCGATCGCGGTGTGGGGCGGCGAGGACGCCGTCACCGCCGTGACCGAACTGGCGCCGCCCGGCTGCCGGATGGTCGAGTGGGGGCACCGGATCTCCTTCGCCTATCTGACCCGGGAGGCCGCGGCCGACGACCGTGTGCTGGACGCGCTCGCCGAGGACGTGTGCCGCTTCGAGCAACAGGCCTGTTCCAGCCCGCAGGTGGTGTACCTCGACACGGAGGGCACCAGGGACGTCGAGGGCGCTGAGAGCGGCGAGAGCGGCGAACTCTTCGCGTTCGCCGAGCGGTTCGCCGAGCGGCTGGCCAAGGTGTCCGGGGCCCGCCAGGCGCCGGTCCCCGGCCGGGCCGAGCAGGCGGAGATCACCACCGTCGAGCAGCTCGCCCGGCTGGAGCAACACCTGGGCCTCACCCGGGTGTTCGCCGCCCACGACGGCTCCTGGCGGGTGCTGGCCGACACCCGGCCGGCCCTGGACGCCTCCCCGCTGCACCGCAGCGTCCGGATCAAGCCGCTCCCCCGGCAGGCGGTCACCGCGAC
Coding sequences within it:
- a CDS encoding GNAT family N-acetyltransferase is translated as MSADVFFSPATVQDIAELRQLYFEVYGHRYPVPLGSDPAVMRRLMTDGTAHWLLARTAEGALAGSAVVQTEPGSRIGKLVGLAVHPGRRGGGLASRLTGAVCEEAFAGGRLDSVYATVRVVTEGPQHVVVRNGFRPLGLLPNAVEVDGCETLALFARYADGVLERREAVAAVPERLSPLLTAASTGTGTDTGTNTGAPTDTGSRTTTGINYDDTIRLPDRPARVPATADAEPIELIAAPAFVRRRFLERFPGPGDRFFPLHTPNALLVAADGGFEAYADLDPVAGNCALVAVHPRPAAVSGALEALMTTITRAGADYAETLLPLADTAALEVFLASGFVPSAVYPAMRRIGDRLHDYVVLSRTSRQIDFRTTAVSPLLQPYLGAYLSAWTATYLPLPEVSR
- a CDS encoding MFS transporter — its product is MLRNPSFGRVWAGQLLTQAASRMFQVGAVWWLVGFAGGAHRGLDSGLFLMLSTLPAVALAPVVARIVERRPHRAVLACAAAGAGAVAGAAALWTYAGTLPMAVTYGVGLALAACQAVFDPCLTTSVPELVEDADIESATGFELSTQSVAGLAGGLLGPLAVDAGGLSGVVTGCAAGYLLAALLVVSARFPRATVPCPGATGAAEVTDQGPAYADPDQAGPARATDRPPTDADTAQAGAGQASPAQAGPAQAGAAHADPAHAGLIHADPAHANLTQADPTHVGPTQAGPARRPLRRILAELPFIRRVLVCFAAANVFTTAVYVVMPLYTRGVLHSTGSTVASLEAALGAGTLVGSFTGGRLPGRPVTVGSVCLLVMGAALGLPGLVTGHAVALGSLAVTGWCVGVIGVRFVALFQRLVPAADKPGFFAVMQALLGATFPVSSLVFGALGDQLTARTLCLVQGAGLVPVALALWWLGGRAAVRDQPALTAAPSGATA
- a CDS encoding acyl-protein synthase gives rise to the protein MNPHLAPVEVPDPAALGHVQRLCDLTEPYATGDGADALFAAAMAEAHAWHAARSPFFAALLQDPPEVPAPTVGADVRAPLVPAAFFKRHEVLSVPREEVFLHLTSSGTTGQKSQMFFDEWTIRSAQRMVARIFDHYGWITPDRPVNYLLYSYEPAPSLKLGTSFTDNYLCDFAPARHTTHALRHTGGGHEFDVHGCIAALQRYADDDVPVRILGFPAFLYFTLERMRAMGLPPLSLPEGSLVVLGGGWKGHADRQIGKDAFYAEVGDRLGIPGDRIRDTFGSVEHCVPYVECGHHRLHVPVWSRAAVRDVGTLRPLPYGERGFLHLVSPYITSVPAHSVVMGDLASLHPGEECPCPLSTDFFTVHGRAGVSRNRSCAVAAAELMKGMS
- a CDS encoding lectin — protein: MPHPLRTALGAAAGALLLGAYALPAPAAWAAPERPARLVTSPADLVNPFLGTSNDANDFPGADVPFGMVQWSPDTSSRPPGGGYEYKDSSITGFSLTHLAGPGCGAAGDVPVLPTVGGVNNTATDSFSHANESATAGSYKVALDNKVTTELTTTTHSGMARFTFPSTTQANLLFKLTGSQNGGSGTQFDVVSDTEVSGRVTSGRFCGAGNTYTVYFDMVFDRPFASSGSTLADATPLRRPATDLAGKNAADQPNKPRLHGSMPKHAADAAPGHDTGTTAAASAASNAHVTFDTSDNPVVQAKVGISYVSVANAAANRTAENPGWNFADVRDAAHAAWNTVLGKVRIAGGRADQQTLFYTSLYHSLLHPNVISDTNGQYYGFDGRTHTVDQGHHAAYANYSGWDIYRSQAQLEALVSPQVASDTAQSMTDDYTQTGIFPKWSEYNGESYVMVGDPAASIIADYHAFGARDFDTAKALSGLLKQASTTNNDRPGLNYLDDPGYMPHNGSYGCCNFYGPVATTLEYNTADFALSAFAGALGDTGSQRTYAHRAQDWRNVLDPASGFVQPRNADGSWTGGFDPTSGTDMVEADSWIYTGMVPFDVAGLATAKGGDDAMADYLDTVLRSYTGDRGYAWVGNEPSIELPWEYDYIGRPYQTQATVRSIQDHIWSNTPAGLADGNDDLGAMSSWYVWSALGMYPMTPGTPDLALGSPLFPQAVITLPSGKTLTINGDGAADNAPYVQSATFNGSAWNNAYAPTTAITSGGTLGFTLGTSPNTNWATAASAAPPSYPGDTSAPAKPRIGPVTAGVNSALCVDDADSGTADHTAIRLWGCNGTYAQDWTIAADGTLRTLGKCLDVSNSGTTNGTLVQLYTCNGTGAQQWTAASDGSLHNPHSGLCLDDPQSTTTEGTRLQIYTCNGTTAQHWTLPPA
- a CDS encoding phenylacetate--CoA ligase family protein, with the protein product MPVQPFTELIRFVRANSPFYRQLYARLPEEVTHLTDLPLVPQTEFWRANSPRDNTLLTAPLHEAVVFRSGGTTGAPKFSYYTRTEWREFTAAFGAGLVGAGLRPGHRVADLFYAGDLYASFSFVLDSLHRSPVANVRLPIGGAAPWESTAATLEEFRAEVVAGTPTTLCALAERLTSAGRTLPDVELLFFGGECLFGDQLPLLKAAFPNAEARSLGYASVDAGLLGEAVPGGDPRVHRAFTPHTVVEILGDDTDRPVEEDGVPGRLVVTDLRRRLMPVIRYPAGDRAEWVDRDAGVFRILGRAEEGVRVGPVSLYTQDVHDIVTAVDTAGDVTGLQLVVRRLYGRDGLTLRLAAGEPGAGRAALGDAVVTAVVAQRPLYASATAAGHVNPLTVEWVRHQDLSVNSRTGKLIRVVDERPHS